Within Sorangiineae bacterium MSr11367, the genomic segment GCCTCGACCGATGTTAGTTTGATTTCCTCCATGAAAGAATTGAAGGCGAAATAGGGCAGCAGCGTATTCCAGCGCGCGAGCCATCTCGGACGATGCAAAGGACGCGAAATGAGTCCCATCGCGCGCAACGATGCCAGCGCGGAGATGTCCTCCAGTGCAATGCGTCCCGTAAATAGGAGCTCCGTCTCATCTCGAAAACCACCGCGTACGAAGACCGCCAAAAAAGCGTAAACGTGGAGGAGCCCGGCCAAGTAACACGCATCCTTGGTGAAATAGGAACCACCCGCGGGAATGCCCCCGCGCGACACCCGCGCCGCATCGAGGAATGCATCCCGTGTCCCGTGCCCGCGATCCACCAAGAAGCGGTACAGATCCAAAAAGCTGGCGCCATCCTCGGCCATGGCGACGAGCTTCACGCGCGTGGCCAGGCGCTCGAGGCGCGGCGTTGCCAAGTTGCCATTGTACAACTCCGCGAACACCGCGAGTCCTTCCTGCGTGGGCGTCGAACGCGGACCACCGCTCTTGAGAAACGGGGCATGCTCCTGAGCCGCTCCGTTGTGCGCACTGTAGGAGTGTGTCTCCACTTCGTGGCAGAAAAGGCCGTCCGCCTCCCATCGATAGAACAGCGCATCGGGCCGCACTCGCACCTTGGTCATGCCCGCGATGGCCTTGGACGTGCACTTATCGTCCAGTAGGACATCGCACTTGATGACCGGTCGATGTTTGGCAATCCGTCGCGCCAGCTCCTCGGCAAAGCTTTGCGCATCCATCGGAGTCTCGGCGCGTTCCTCGGCTTCGTCCCATCCGTGTACCCGCAATCTTTCGAGCAGGTGTTCGGCCAGATCGATGTTCTTCACGGGAAGACCGAAAAACGTCGTCTGCGCGCCACCGTAGATCTCGAGGGAGATTCGTCCGAACTCCTTGGTACCTGCGGCGAGCAGCAGCCGATTCTTGTCGATGACCGAATGAACCACCGCCCGAAGCCATATCGGGATGGGGCCATCCCCCTCGATGCGGGCCTCGACCCGCGCCAGGTCGGCGTTTTCCGACTCCAGTGCGTCGCGATCGACCGTATAGGTCACCTCGGGAAGGCGCGTGCCTTCGTGGTCGAAGAACTCCTTTTCGACCTTTCGGCTCCAGGCAATCTCCTCCAGGATGTTCGTCGACTTTCGCGCGCAGAGAGCCGACGAGACGAGGTCGAGCCATTCTTTCGTTTTCTCGGGCGACATGGCGATCTCCCTCAGCGCGCGCGAAAGCGCTTCCACGTGGCGCGGACGCTCGCGCGCACTTTGCCGTCGTAGCGCAGCTCGCCCAGAACGATGCACTCGGTCTCGCTCAACGCCTCGGCCTTCGCCCAGAGATCGACCGGGGGTCCGAGCGGCGTCGGGCGGAGAAAACGCACGTCGAGCCCCGCCGTGACGAAGGCGAGGGCCACGCCCGGAGGCGGATTCCACCCGCGCTCGCTCGCCGCTTGAACCACCAGTGCGGCAGTATGGCAATCGAGAACGGTGGCGATGACCCCACCGTTGAGAAAGCCGACGCCATTGTCGTGCTCGGGCCGGGGTGTGAAGGATGCGATCACCACGCCGTCCTCTCCTTCTTCGGCGCTGAAGCTCCGCAGATGGAAGCCCTTCGGATTGGCCGGTCCACAGCCAAAACACGTCATGTTCGGAAAGAGGCGCTCTTGAATGCTCGGTTGGTTCACGATCGTTAGTAAAGCAGCCCCAGATCCCCGTAACGACGAGAAAATATTGCCGATGGGGTCGGTAGACGCAATGACTGCGCGATTCGTTTGGGGCGATGTAATCCGATATATGATTTATGTAATCGCTATTAAGTACGCACGCGCGCCATCCTCTGCCAACTCCGCCAATTCCGTGCATCTTCCGCCTATCCCGCGTGCACGATGCCGCACACGGGTGCGGAATGGCCGATGGGTCGATTGGCGACGACGCATATTGCCCTGATACCGTTGCCGTTCAGCACGCAGCAAATCCGGAGGGTGGCTCCTGTGCGAACCATGGGATCACTTGCACACCCGGCCCATTTGACCGACCGATCATGAGTTTCGCCCTGCGCGCGAAGATCCCTAGTTTGAATTGCTGTTTTCGTTACGTGACGGCTGAGGATTGCCGTGGCCAACGCAAGACCGAACAATCGTCTGGGTATCCGGGCCGCCATTCCTGGCGCCACATATCCGATGATTTTAGCGCGATGCGCTACAAATGACATCGATGTCATCGAACGTTTCAAATCTCATCCGACGGACTGGATGAGACATCATCGGATCAATCATCACGCTTCCGCCAATCCGTCATCCGATGAACGGGTGACGTTGCACGCCAAACACCGCTACGTGCTAAAAGAAAATCGACTTAGCAAAGACAGAATTTGGTTCTGTGTTTTCGTATGGAACCTATGGAAACGTTGTACGCGGCGCGCAGGTAGCGCGAACGCCTGGATGGCGTTCCAACCGACATCCTCTTTCTTCGGGAGTCACCAGGGCCAAGCATGAACACACCGCATGACGACCTCTCACGCGCTCGTTTCTGGGGCAACGCCCTTCACTTTTACGAGCAACCGGTGGATGAATCGGCCGACGCTGACGAAGAGGTCTTCGACGAAGACTCGATGGATCTCGCGTTGCAACTTTCCGTCACTCCAGGTCGCATCGGCGGCCGAACGGGCGGAACGGTCGGCGGTTGGGGCATCTTCTTGGGGGCGCACGATCCGCCTCGGGTCGCTGCCCGGGTTCGCGAGCGCACGCCCATCTCGCTCGACCCGTACATCGTCGAAATCGTCCAGCTCCCGCCCGGAAAGGACAACTATTTTGACCCCGCTTGCTGGGTCCTCGCACGCAAGGCCATCTATGCGGGCGACCCAACGATGCGCATCGATGCGCTGCTCGATGACGAGCGCGTCTCCGTCTTCGCGCGCATCCGTTCTCAGTCGTACGAGGACGACGCCCTTCGCGAGCTGATGGACGATCCCGAGCTGTGCATCGACGTGCTCGGCCCGGCCGCCTACCGGCTCGATGTCGGGACGTCTGGGAACGTCGGCTTCGCACTCGACCCGCGGGAGGCACAGCCCCGTATCTTCGGTTGGCTGGAAGCGCGGTCGTCGGGCGAGCCCTACACGTTGCGTCTGGTCGAATGGACGGGCGAAGGAGTTCTCACCGCCGAGGCGGCAGCCCACGCACCAACACTCGCGCAGGCCACCCTCATTCCACCTCCGGAAAAAGAAAACGAAAAAGGCGTACTTCTCGAAACGACGTTCGAGGGACGTCGCTATGCCTTCCGCGCCTCCTTTGGTGCATTCTCACAGCGAGCGGCGGCATACATCCGCTTGTAGCGGCCCGCGTTGTAACGTTTCATTACCACTGTTTTGCTACGAAAGCGCGGCGTCCACCTTCTTCATCGTTGGGTACGCCGAGAGCAGTTCCGCGACGTCGTCGGGGAACGCCGCGAGTTCGTCACTCACTTTGCGCAAATATTGCTGCTTCACGTGGAATGGCAGAAACGCGCTCTTGAAACCGGAAACGATAATCTGTTTCAAATCGGCGAAGGTAAGCCCGAGCTGCGTGTGACATAGCCAGAGCTCTTTGGAGACCGTGGTATCGGTCACCAGCCGGTTGTCCGTGTTCACGGTCACACGCAGTCCCAGGTCCTTGTAGAGCTTGAGCGGGTGGCTCGCGAGATCGCGGACGGCGTTGGTCTGCAGGTTCGACGACGGGCAGCACTCGAGCGGAATGCGGTGGTCGTTCACATAGTGAAGCATGTCTCCGTTTTCACGGAGCCGGCACCCATGCCCAATGCGATGGGCACCGCACACGTGAATGGCCTGGGCAATGGATTCGGGCCCATAGGCTTCGCCCGCGTGAATGGTCACGTTGATGTTGTTGTCCCGCACGAGCTGAAATGCGGCCTTGTGGTGCTTCGCAGGATGGTCATACTCCGCGCCCGCCAGGTCGAACCCGACGACGCCGCGGCCTTTGTAAGCCACCGCGAGCTGCGCCATCTCGAGCGAGCTCTCGGGTGAAACGTTGCGGATGCCGCAAAGGATGACATTGGACTCGATGCCGAACGAATCCTGCGCGGCACGCAGTCCTTCGAGGACCGCCTCGACGATGTTGGTGAGCTTCAATCCGCGCCGCGTATGGAGCATGGGCGAATAGCGCACTTCCATATAGCGAACGTTCTCGTGCGCCGCATCCTCGGCCAGCTCGTAGGCAATACGCCGCAACCCCTCCGCCGTTTGCATGACCCGCAAGGTGACGTCGAATGCTTTGAGGTACTCGACCAGCGACCCCACGTTCTCCCCAAGGTGCATGGCTTTGCGCAGTCCTTCGAGATCATGCGCAGGCAAATCCACCTTGTACCGCTCCCCCAGCTCCAAAATGGTCGACAGCCGCGCCGACCCATCGAGGTGCACGTGCAAATCGGTTTTGGGAAGCTTCTCGATGATCTCGAGAGGTACCGTCTCTCGTCGTTCCGTTGGCATGACGGATGGTATCACGGGAGAACCGCTGGCGTTTTGTAACGGCGAAAGAACCCGGCGATCCTGGCGCCTCTCTTTCGGCGTCCTGGCGGTTCTCTCCTCCGAAATCAGCTCACCAGCTGGTCTCCGCTCAACTCTTCCAGGAGCACTTTTCGAATCGGATCCGTACACGTTCGAGATACCCATTCGGGTCCCAACTTCGCGAGGTCACCGCAGGGCTCGTCAAGCTTGACGTATACGGTGTAGAGCGAGCGAATGCTCGGAGCGAGCTGGATGCAAAACCAATCTGAAGACATCGGCGCATTGGCTAGCTCCATGGTCGCATGGACGCACCTGTGAATTAATACTGCCCAATGGGGGGAGAAGCCGCACAACACCTTCCGGATGCGGACGACTTCTCTAGGGTAGGAATCGTTCACGCCATGGCTTCCCCGTCTCGAGATCGACCGCTTGATTTCTACGATGACCTCCGCCGTCGCTTACGCGGCGTGCTGAGAAAACCCGCCGCGGCGGACGCCATTGCGCGCGAATTGGCGCTCCTTGCCTACGCGCTCTTCTTCTGGCGCATGGCACCGGATGCCCCGGCTTCCGGGCGCCACGCCTTTTCTCATCGTCGTGGCTACGGACTCGTTCTTGGCACGCTCATCGCGCTCGCCTTGATCGAAATGAGCATCGTCCATCTGCTCCTCCGCAACACGAGCGCCACGTGGGCCAAGGTCCTTCTCGTTCTCAGCGCCTACGGGATCGTTTGGGTCCTCGGCGATTTCCAGGCCTTGCGCCTGCGCCCCATCGTCGTCGGCGACGGAACGTTGTGCGTGCGCGTCGGGCTCCGACGAGAGGCGCGCATTCCGTTGGAGAACGTCGAGCGAATCGAACCGTTGCCCGCCGCGGGAGAACCCGACCGTCGCACGGGGTACGTGCGGTGCACGGCGTTCGGTCCCCCTGAGTTGCTCCTGCGGCTTCGCAGCCCCGTGAATCTCGAACAGATGCTCGGCAGCACGCGCCCGCGCGAGGTGTGGTGCATCGGCCTCGCCGTCGATGACTCGGGGGCATTTTCCCGAATCGTCACGGGCCCGTGATGGACGGAGCTCTCAAAATTTCGTCGGCTTCGTGCTCGCCGTCGGCTCTTGGTGCTTGCGCACGACGACGTAGTCGATGCTCGTCCCGTGTTGCCCCAGTCCCCCTTCGGCGACGGCGGTCATCATGACGGCTACGCCTTCGCCGCCCATGCGGCATGCCCGCGGTCGGACCTGCTCGCGGTATTTGGGATCGAGCGGATCCTGAACGCCTTCCTGCCCGAGCACGACATGACCGAGAATCTCGTACTTGCCTCCTGCCGCGACGTCTTGAACCTTCAATTGGAGGAACTCGAGCTCGCAATTGGCCTCCCGCGGCGGTGCCGCCATCATCCGGACCTCGGAAACGCTGGGACCACATGCCAAAAGAGCGAGAGTGAACAGGGAGAGCACGCGCATGGGAAATGTCCGTTCCTTCTACGGCGAGCGATGCGCCGATTTCGAGGGTGCAGCCTTCTACGCCACATCGGACCTCTCCCTTCCCTACTCAGCCAAGAATACGAAAGACCCAGATCCCCGCTGAATTGGATCTCACACCCGCAGAAGAAGGTGACCGCCAAGACGCCAACGCCGCCAGGATCGCCAACGGCAACGGCCACAAACCAAAATGAGGGTTTATTGGTGGTTCACCTGGCGATCCCGGCGCTCTTTTTTGGCGTCCTGGCGGCTACCTTCTTCTGTGGGGCTCACACGCGCGCGATTACGCCGCGGGAGATGTAGAAGAATCGTGAGAACAGCGCGATCGAAATGGCGACGAGGCCGCCGGTGAGGCCCCACCAGATGCCGCGGGCCTGGCCTCCCAACACGAACCCGAAGAGAAGCGCGGAGGGTAGGCCGAAGAACCAGTGGGCGAGCACGTTGGCGATGAAAGGGAAACGCACGTCGCCGGCTCCGCGCAATGCGCCGGTGGCGACGGCTTGGACGCCGTCGAAGAGTTGGAACAGGGCGGCGATGTGGAGGAGTTGCACGCCCAAGGTGATGACCTCCGGATCGTTCGTGAAGAGGCCCACCAGGACCTCGGGGATCGTCCAGAATGCGAGGGCGGGCACCATCATGATGCCCGCGCCCAGCGCAATCCCGATCAGCCCCGCTCGGCGTGCGGGACGGCCGGCACCGACGGCAAGCCCCACGCGTACCGCCGTCGCGCCGCTGATGCCGAGCGCGCCCATGTACGTGAAGGTCGCGAGCCCCAATGCAATCTGGTGCGCGGCCACCACCCGCGCGCCGAAGCGCCCGGTCAGCAGCGATGCCGTCGTAAAGAGCCCCACCTCGGCCAGCATCTGCAACCCGATGGGAATGCCCAGTCGCCAAGCCGCGCGCACCGTCACGGAAGGATCCGCAACGGCGGAATCGGGCCGCAGCTTGCGCGCAAACCGCGCCGCCACGGCGAAGAGCACGCATTCGGCGAGGCTGAAGGCCAAACCGCCACCGAATGCATCGAGACGCGGCAAGCCGATGGGCGGCAAGTGCACGGCGCGGAGCGCATCGTCTCCGCGGACCAGCAGATTGCACACGATGACGTTCGTCACGTTGGCGATGCACGCCGCCGCGAAGGCCGGTGCCGTCACACCGTTGGCTTGCAAGAACGTCTTCGTCGTCAAAAATGCGACGGTGAGGGCCATCCCTGGCGCCGTACCGAGGATGAAAAGACGTGCGCGGTCGACCACGGCCGACTCGAGACCGAGCGGCGGCAACACCAGCGTGACCGCCAGGGCCAAAAGCAGCGACGGCAGCCACACGAAGAGCCCCGCGCGCAGATTGACGACGTAGGCGCGCCACGCACGATCGGTTTCGCCGGCGCCAAGAGCCTGCGAAGCCACGGGCTCGAGCCCCATGGCGATACCCATGCCGATGCACATCGACGCAAAGCCAATCGAGCGCCCGATGGACGCGCCCGCGAGGCTGTCGACGGAAACGTGGCCGAGCACGGACGTGTCCATCAGCGAGATGCCGATGAGAAGCACCTGCGCAACGGCAATGGGTGCTGCCAGCACGAGAAGCTCGCGTAGCTCCGTGCGAATGGATGGTTCGATGGACGGCGTCACGACAGACACCATCTATCATGGATTGGAAGCCACGTTCTCGTCCGCGCGCACCGGCGTGAGCACCGATGCGCGCGGACGACGGCGTTGCATCGCTTACTTGCCGCGCACGGAAGGCCGCGACGCTTTGCGCCACACGGTCTGGTTCGAGAATCGGTTGGGAACCGACCGCGAACCCACGTGGGTCTGCCGCGTCGAGAACGTCGGGCGGCGTGGCTCGCTCGGACGCTCGTCGCTCGATAGGACGTTTTCGGTCGACTCGGGCGCCTGCGCGAGAAGGACAGCGGATATCGTA encodes:
- a CDS encoding PaaI family thioesterase, whose protein sequence is MNQPSIQERLFPNMTCFGCGPANPKGFHLRSFSAEEGEDGVVIASFTPRPEHDNGVGFLNGGVIATVLDCHTAALVVQAASERGWNPPPGVALAFVTAGLDVRFLRPTPLGPPVDLWAKAEALSETECIVLGELRYDGKVRASVRATWKRFRAR
- the add gene encoding adenosine deaminase; its protein translation is MPTERRETVPLEIIEKLPKTDLHVHLDGSARLSTILELGERYKVDLPAHDLEGLRKAMHLGENVGSLVEYLKAFDVTLRVMQTAEGLRRIAYELAEDAAHENVRYMEVRYSPMLHTRRGLKLTNIVEAVLEGLRAAQDSFGIESNVILCGIRNVSPESSLEMAQLAVAYKGRGVVGFDLAGAEYDHPAKHHKAAFQLVRDNNINVTIHAGEAYGPESIAQAIHVCGAHRIGHGCRLRENGDMLHYVNDHRIPLECCPSSNLQTNAVRDLASHPLKLYKDLGLRVTVNTDNRLVTDTTVSKELWLCHTQLGLTFADLKQIIVSGFKSAFLPFHVKQQYLRKVSDELAAFPDDVAELLSAYPTMKKVDAALS
- a CDS encoding flavohemoglobin expression-modulating QEGLA motif protein — its product is MSPEKTKEWLDLVSSALCARKSTNILEEIAWSRKVEKEFFDHEGTRLPEVTYTVDRDALESENADLARVEARIEGDGPIPIWLRAVVHSVIDKNRLLLAAGTKEFGRISLEIYGGAQTTFFGLPVKNIDLAEHLLERLRVHGWDEAEERAETPMDAQSFAEELARRIAKHRPVIKCDVLLDDKCTSKAIAGMTKVRVRPDALFYRWEADGLFCHEVETHSYSAHNGAAQEHAPFLKSGGPRSTPTQEGLAVFAELYNGNLATPRLERLATRVKLVAMAEDGASFLDLYRFLVDRGHGTRDAFLDAARVSRGGIPAGGSYFTKDACYLAGLLHVYAFLAVFVRGGFRDETELLFTGRIALEDISALASLRAMGLISRPLHRPRWLARWNTLLPYFAFNSFMEEIKLTSVEAHYRELIAKAERAVAPHDESTPHGRT
- a CDS encoding MATE family efflux transporter — protein: MTPSIEPSIRTELRELLVLAAPIAVAQVLLIGISLMDTSVLGHVSVDSLAGASIGRSIGFASMCIGMGIAMGLEPVASQALGAGETDRAWRAYVVNLRAGLFVWLPSLLLALAVTLVLPPLGLESAVVDRARLFILGTAPGMALTVAFLTTKTFLQANGVTAPAFAAACIANVTNVIVCNLLVRGDDALRAVHLPPIGLPRLDAFGGGLAFSLAECVLFAVAARFARKLRPDSAVADPSVTVRAAWRLGIPIGLQMLAEVGLFTTASLLTGRFGARVVAAHQIALGLATFTYMGALGISGATAVRVGLAVGAGRPARRAGLIGIALGAGIMMVPALAFWTIPEVLVGLFTNDPEVITLGVQLLHIAALFQLFDGVQAVATGALRGAGDVRFPFIANVLAHWFFGLPSALLFGFVLGGQARGIWWGLTGGLVAISIALFSRFFYISRGVIARV